Proteins encoded in a region of the Clostridia bacterium genome:
- a CDS encoding ABC transporter ATP-binding protein, with product MIQVQELSFSYRQDRPILTGIDFQASKGECTAILGNNGAGKSTLIKCLNRILEPQQGVVYVNGQNTRKLKRNDVAKCLAYVAQHHGGDRFTVFDTILLGRKPYIKFEPTQEDLRIVESIIKRMKLEDFALRYIDELSGGELQKVMLARALAQQPQVLLLDEPTSNLDLCNQYEVLSIIREIARTEQIVVLLIIHDLNLALRYCDKFLFLKDNRIFRYGGMEVMTAETIHEVYGIPVTVQELNGIKVVIPFPTPNNH from the coding sequence ATGATCCAGGTGCAAGAATTGTCCTTTTCCTATAGGCAGGATCGACCAATATTAACCGGTATTGATTTTCAGGCTTCCAAGGGTGAATGCACCGCCATTTTGGGAAACAACGGGGCAGGCAAGAGTACTTTAATCAAATGCCTTAACCGGATTTTGGAACCTCAGCAGGGAGTAGTCTATGTCAACGGGCAAAATACCCGGAAGCTCAAACGCAACGATGTGGCCAAGTGCCTGGCTTACGTGGCCCAGCACCATGGGGGAGACAGGTTTACGGTATTTGACACTATTCTGCTGGGCCGCAAGCCGTATATTAAATTTGAGCCTACCCAGGAGGACCTTCGCATTGTCGAATCAATTATTAAGCGCATGAAATTGGAGGATTTCGCCCTGCGTTATATTGATGAGCTTTCCGGAGGGGAATTGCAAAAAGTCATGCTGGCCCGGGCCCTGGCGCAACAGCCGCAGGTGCTGCTGTTAGATGAGCCCACCAGCAATTTGGATCTCTGCAACCAGTATGAAGTATTAAGCATTATCCGGGAAATTGCCAGGACGGAGCAAATTGTTGTGCTTTTGATTATTCACGACCTAAACCTTGCCCTGCGTTATTGTGACAAGTTTTTATTCCTGAAGGATAACCGGATTTTCCGCTACGGTGGGATGGAAGTCATGACGGCCGAAACCATTCATGAAGTCTACGGGATTCCGGTAACTGTGCAAGAGTTAAACGGTATCAAAGTTGTGATTCCGTTTCCTACTCCTAATAATCATTAG
- a CDS encoding proline/glycine betaine ABC transporter permease, producing the protein MNGFPETIRWEIGIYIDMFIKWLMRDFGELFDVISSGILWFLVRMEKFLLWLPWWLFLLVIFLLGWKLRNMRAGLTFAFLVFMVGAFGLWEYMMMTIAIVLASVAISLALGIPLGILMAYSNRFNAVMCPVLDAMQTMPSFVYLIPALMLFDMGKVPAVFATTVYAIPPVMRLTDLGIRRVSKEMVEAALSFGSSGWQTLTKVQLPQALPTIMTGINQTTMMALSMVVICSMIGARGLGLEVLRAIQHIDIAKGFEAGISIVFLAIIIDRMTQGIAQRFKYPE; encoded by the coding sequence ATGAACGGTTTTCCTGAGACAATCAGGTGGGAAATCGGAATATATATAGACATGTTTATCAAATGGTTGATGCGGGATTTCGGGGAACTCTTTGATGTTATCTCCAGTGGAATACTGTGGTTTCTGGTTCGCATGGAAAAATTCCTGCTCTGGTTGCCTTGGTGGTTGTTCTTGCTGGTCATTTTTCTCCTTGGCTGGAAACTCAGAAACATGAGAGCAGGACTGACCTTTGCCTTTCTGGTTTTCATGGTGGGTGCCTTTGGCTTATGGGAGTATATGATGATGACCATTGCCATTGTATTGGCTTCGGTTGCTATTTCTTTGGCGTTGGGCATTCCTTTGGGGATCCTTATGGCTTATAGTAACAGGTTTAATGCTGTGATGTGCCCGGTCCTGGATGCCATGCAGACCATGCCCAGCTTCGTCTATTTGATCCCGGCGTTAATGCTGTTCGATATGGGTAAGGTGCCTGCCGTTTTTGCTACCACCGTTTATGCTATTCCCCCGGTTATGCGGCTGACCGATTTAGGTATTCGCCGGGTGTCAAAAGAAATGGTGGAGGCCGCCCTGTCTTTCGGTTCCTCCGGTTGGCAGACATTGACCAAAGTTCAGCTTCCCCAGGCATTGCCCACCATTATGACCGGCATTAATCAGACAACCATGATGGCCCTATCCATGGTCGTAATCTGTTCGATGATTGGAGCCCGCGGACTGGGGCTGGAAGTCTTGCGGGCCATCCAGCATATCGATATTGCCAAGGGTTTTGAAGCCGGGATCAGTATCGTTTTCCTGGCGATCATTATTGACCGCATGACGCAGGGGATCGCCCAACGCTTTAAGTATCCGGAATAG
- a CDS encoding ABC transporter substrate-binding protein, giving the protein MKRWNVLVLIIGLLLVLVAGCGGQQERGQGEAEKQTLVFADAGWDSIQFHNYVAKIIIENGYGYPTEIIEGSTPITFDALRKGTIDIYMEAWTSNIKELYEPAVASGDVIELSVNFDDNVQGLYVPTYLIKGDPERGIEPLAPDLHSIHDLPKYWELFKDPEEPTKGRIFGAIPGWEVDTILAEKVRNYGLDKYYNYYNPGSDAALATSMLRAYENGEPWLGYYWEPTWIMGLLDMTLLADEPYSDELWNNGYRCEFPTVPCTVVVHKDVPKTAPEVAEFLKNYQTSSALTNEALAYMQENEVGPEEAARWFLAEHEELWTGWVPAEVAARVKETL; this is encoded by the coding sequence GTGAAGCGATGGAATGTCTTGGTATTGATCATAGGTTTGCTGCTGGTGCTGGTGGCAGGATGTGGCGGCCAGCAGGAGAGGGGGCAGGGGGAGGCAGAGAAACAGACGCTGGTCTTTGCTGATGCCGGTTGGGACAGTATTCAGTTCCACAATTACGTAGCAAAAATCATTATCGAGAACGGGTACGGGTACCCGACGGAAATCATCGAAGGCTCCACACCGATTACTTTTGACGCTTTGAGGAAAGGTACCATTGACATTTACATGGAGGCATGGACCTCCAATATTAAAGAGCTGTACGAGCCGGCCGTTGCCAGCGGTGATGTGATTGAGCTATCTGTTAATTTTGACGACAATGTTCAGGGACTTTATGTGCCCACCTACTTGATTAAAGGGGACCCGGAACGGGGGATTGAGCCTTTGGCCCCTGATTTGCATTCCATTCACGATCTGCCCAAATACTGGGAGCTGTTTAAGGATCCCGAGGAACCGACCAAGGGACGGATTTTTGGAGCAATACCGGGTTGGGAAGTAGATACCATTTTGGCAGAAAAAGTGCGCAATTATGGGTTGGATAAGTATTACAACTATTATAATCCCGGTTCAGATGCGGCCTTGGCTACATCCATGTTGAGGGCATACGAGAACGGTGAGCCCTGGTTAGGCTATTATTGGGAACCCACCTGGATTATGGGTCTTCTGGATATGACTCTACTGGCTGATGAACCCTACAGTGATGAATTGTGGAATAACGGCTACCGGTGTGAATTCCCCACAGTTCCCTGTACAGTAGTGGTCCACAAGGATGTGCCCAAGACTGCACCTGAGGTGGCTGAGTTTCTGAAAAACTATCAAACCAGCAGTGCCTTGACCAACGAGGCCCTGGCTTACATGCAGGAAAATGAAGTAGGTCCCGAAGAGGCGGCCAGGTGGTTTTTGGCAGAGCATGAGGAGCTTTGGACCGGCTGGGTTCCTGCGGAAGTTGCCGCCAGAGTTAAAGAGACTCTCTAA